The DNA sequence AAATTTGCACACTTCGTTGTAATACTAATACGGATGTGATGATAACGATGTACTCTCGTTGTAAGAATCATTCTCCTTGTCATttaggagaaaattttcaacgTGCCAGGAATATATTCCGTGACaccaagtgttataatacaattcgttggaaatttgaaaaagaaatttccaaccaattgtattatgacatttgaTGTACTTGACTGTATTCCCGACACTCATGAGAAATTTCTCGTCATTTAGCCACcagatttgatttttctttttcttttttttctagaAACGATGATGTGTGACAAAATTGCTTTGAATGGTTTATTTCACTATTATTCGTTCCCAATTTAACGATCTTAGGTGAGGTACGTGAGAAAATCTGCTAAAGTGTGTTGTATACTATTGCATAATTTATTGCACTTAGATATTGTTTTGGACTTATGTGTATCATGCAGTTGTCACTGTACAACCATAATATAAATTGGGGTGTTGTACAAGTATCACCCGAATTATTATAAGGTTTGCATTTGCtactgaaattaaaaaaaaaaaaatatatatatatatatatatatatatcaaagacCTATTTTCCTGTTCTTATGTCATACTGGGTTTGGATCATGTCTCTCCAACAAGACGATTCCACGTATTAACGTCGAAATAGAATTCAGTGTTTTCACGTCCTATCGTACTGCCTAGTTTGTCTCTATATGCGATTGATGAACAAGAAAATTAGTACTAATAAGGTAACTTGTTTTGCTTAGTGCTTATGCTAGGGAGGAATTTTGACATTTCAAAGTTTAATATTAATTCTCTTGTTAAAATTATAGAATATTGTGTAAAAAACATGAGATAACAGATAATTTATAAATAGTCATACTTTTAATAatgtctccttagcatttctcttcgGTGACTCGTCTTGAATGGGCATAGCGGACTCCTAGGAGTAGGAGGCAAGCAACTCCAATCGTATATATTATGTGGGTTTCAAATTGAAATGTGAAACCCTTGAACATAGAGGATAAATCGAAATAGGAATAAATGACAGAGTTGAGGATTACTTACTAATATTAATGAATAATAAGAGGAGACCCTTGAGTGCTCTTTTTGTAAAAATTACTGTTTAGctaaaaataatttagaaatttgTGGAGCTGATATGTGGAATTTCATCGGCAAGAAACGAGAATGTTCTCATTAAATTAGTGAGGCCCACATCTGTTCCATGTGCAGTTCAACCATCAATAAGACTTGAGCTCCTGAGTATGACTTCTCAAAGCTCGTCTGCTCATGCCAAGGTGTAAGGCAAatgaattaaaatcaaaatcaataacTAATTCCTAGCTATCTCTAATCAAGGATTATCAAAGAAAATCCTTAGTATattattagttaatttaataatatCTATAAGGATTATCCTCAGTACTATTATGGTACAAATACAAACTCTATCCATCAGATGACACAACCTGACCAACTGGAGGTAGACACATGCCATGAAAAACCCTACACATCTAGTCGGCCATGCTATAAATTACTATGCATAACTCAACCCTGAATCTCACTCTAGAAAAACCTGACTTAGGTATCGAAAGTTCATTGATCAATCAACCTCCCCTCTCAGGGATTGTGTTTCTTAACCTTAATCAAAggtgtttaatttgttttgtaagaCTAAAAAGACAATGATTTTTTGCTACCACAATCATAGTTTAATAAGAAAGTCAAAACAACTCATAAAAAACACacccaataaaaaaaacacactttaTGAATCGGTTGTGTTTACGTCTCACCGTAATTTGCACTTCCAAATTGTAAATCTCTTCGGACTTAAGAAACTCCCTAAAAAGGTTTTGACACCAAAACAAAGGACTTGTGAGTCCCAAAGCAGATGCTCCATTTGGAAAAGAAATCTAAACTTGGAAGTTATAACTACATAACCCACATCCGAATCAATGACCCAAATCATTAAACTTGTACCAGAAAGTGTAAAACGACTAAGCAACAGGGAAGATATGAAAACTGGAAATTGAATTGTAACACTACACAAGAAAGCTGACTGTAAACAGTAACCTTCCGCTTCCTGCCAACCATGTACACCTCATAAATTGGAACCCCATCGCTTAATGACCAAGTTTGCGACAAATATTTCGGTGTATCCAGAACACTACTACGCTGTATTATTAAATCAGAAAAATAAAGCGTATCAATTATATCGTCGTGTACTGTATACATAGACAAACTTGTCAAAGTTGTACGACTCGATAGCTTAACCCGGTAAACCATAAAATGGGCACCTAAATCAGTGACCCTTGAGCCATCCACGAATTATAGATTATGGACTAAATACATACAATTACATTACTGCTTACGCATAATTTGATCAACACCCAACCTAATTTCAACATGGATCCCCAAAACTTGTTAACCCTGCCATAATTCCACGTGTCACCAGCCCATATCACCCACGTGTCCTCCCATATCTTGCTCAAGAAGCAGAAttagagagaaagggaagaCGTATGGAGATGAGATTAGGCGTTGTAGGTCACCTCTCTCTCACCTCCCCCTTCAAACCtgcagaaaattaaattaaaattaaattcgaaattaaaacataaataaataaaataacagagAAAAGTAAGTAAACCCTACACCCACACCATCAAAACCTCACCCAGTTTTACGTTTGTTGTCTTTCTATATATAGAAAAGCACTTCTCCGTAACTCCATAGAGCAGAAGCTTAACTCTcacttctagagagagagaggaacagAGAGAGGTgcatttttagagagagaaacagaaacTACTGTCGAGTTGAAGAAGCAAAACGACACCGCTCTGATTTGACGCATTTTTCTGAGAAATTAATCCCATTCGAAACACGCCGTTAACCGCTCTCTCCTCACTTGCAGATCACATACTCCACGACTATAAATATAAGGAGACTTGGAGAGTAAGGAACCAATACGAATGTTGGCTCGCGTGGCGGACAACCAGATATCGCCGTTTTTCACTTCCATGGAGCTAAACGACTTCCCACGCCCCGCCCACGGCGCGTCGCCCTCGCTCGGCCAGCTACTGAAACAAGTTGGTGATGTACGCAAGGAGGTCACAGGTGACGgcggcgagactccggcgcaCCATGAACTCGACATCTCCGACGCCAGCCTTGAGCCTCGCTCCTTGCCGTTCGTTCTCTCATTCAACAACCTCACTTACAGTGTCAAGATCCGCCGCAAGTTCAGCTTGTCGGGGATGTTATCCGGCTGCAATAGCCGCCTCAGCGCAGCCACGGCTTCCGATCCCGTATGCGGCGGAGATAATCTTTTCACGAGGACGAAGACGCTGCTCAACGACATCACGGGAGAAGCGCGCGAGGGAGAGATTCTCGCGGTTCTCGGCGCGAGCGGGTCGGGTAAATCCACTTTGATCGACGCCTTAGCGAATCGGATCGCGAAAGGAAGCTTGAAAGGCACCGTCAGCTTAAACGGCGAGGTTCTTGAATCGCGGCTCCTGAAGGTGATATCCGCTTACGTCATGCAGGACGACCTCCTCTTCCCGATGCTCACAGTCGAAGAGACGCTCATGTTCGCCGCCGAGTTCCGCCTCCCGCGCGCGCTCTCGAAATCCAAGAAGAAGTCCCGCGTCCAGGCGTTGATCGACCAGCTCGGCCTCCGCAACGCGGCGAAGACGATCATCGGAGACGAAGGCCACCGCGGAGTCTCCGGCGGAGAGCGCCGCCGCGTTTCGATCGGAATCGACATCATCCACGACCCGATCATCCTCTTCCTCGACGAGCCGACCTCCGGCCTCGACTCCACGAGCGCATTCATGGTGGTGAAAGTCCTCCAGCGAATCGCTCAGAGCGGGAGCATTGTGGTGATGTCAGTGCACCAGCCTAGTTATCGGATCCTCGGCCTCCTGGACCGGTTGCTCTTCCTGACCCGGGGCCAAACCGTTTACAGCGGGTCCCCCACCAACTTACCTTCCTACTTCGCTGAGTTTGGGCACCCCATACCCGAGTCCGAGAACCGGACCGAGTTTGCGCTCGACATAATCCGAGAACTTGAAGGCTCGCCCGGCGGGACCAAAAGCTTGGTGGAGTTCAACAGAACCTGGCAGAACAAGAAACACTCGAACCCCAACGACGCGTCGTACAGAGGAGCATCCGACGCACGACACGTCGTTCCCCTCCAGGAGGCGATAAGCGCGAGCATTTCTCGCGGGAAATTGGTATCCGGAGCCACCAACAACAACCCGAGCCCGAACTCGATGGTCCCCACATTCGCGAACCCAATCTGGGTAGAGATGGCGGTGCTCGCCAACCGCTCGATGAAAAACGCTAGAAGAATGCCAGAGCTCTTCGGCATCCGCCTCGGCGCCGTCATGGTCACCGGATTCATCCTTGCCACCATGTTCTGGAAGCTCGATAACACCCCCAAAGGCGTCCAGGAGCGCCTCGGATTCATCGCATTTGCCATGTCCACCACCTTCTACACCTGCGCCGACGCTCTCCCCGTCTTCCTCCAGGAACGCTACATCTTCATGCGCGAAACCGCCTACAACGCCTACCGCCGATCCTCCTACGTCCTCTCGCATTCTCTGGTGGCGCTTCCATCGTTGATTTTTCTCTCGACGGCGTTCTCAGCGACGACGTTTTGGGCGGTGGGGCTCGACGGCGGACTGTCCGGCTTCTTATTCTACTTTCTGATAATATTCGCGTCGTTTTGGGCGGGAAGCTCCTTCGTCACGTTTCTCTCCGGGGTGGTCCCGCACGTGATGCTCGGGTACACGATCGTAGTCGCAATACTGGCCTACTTCCTCCTCTTCAGCGGCTTCTTCATCACGCGCGATAGAATCCCGGCCTACTGGATTTGGTTCCACTACTTGTCTTTAGTGAAGTATCCCTACGAGGGGGTGATGCAGAACGAGTTCCAGGACCCCACAAAGTGTTTCGTTCGCGGGGTCCAGATCTTCGACAACACCCCGCTGGGGACGGTGCCGGCGGCGATGAAGCTGAAGCTGCTGAAGAGCATGAGCCAGACGCTGGGGATGCGCATCACGACTTCCACGTGTCTGACGACGGGGGCTGATATTTTGGAGCAGCAGGGGGTGACGGATTTGAGCAAGTGGAACTGCCTCTGGATCACGGTGGCTTGGGGGTTTCTGTTTAGGATTCTGTTTTACTTCGCCTTGTTGCTTGGGAGCAAGAACAAGAGGcggtgaagaaaaaaaaaaaaaaaggaaaaataagcTCCGGCTGGTTATTTGGCGGGAGCGAGGTCGTTGGTCTGTGTGAAACTGTGAAATTCCTGTGTCAaattttaattgtatttttaccttttttatttAGGGTTTCCAATATTATTTCGGAAATCTGAATTACGTTGGCCAGGTTGATTTTGTTGGTGTTGCATGCAAATTGTACACTGTTAAAATATAGGGCATATACTAATCGCGAGAAGTATAATAATCTTTCATTCAGATCAACCTCTTCTAccagtttttcaattttgtatgcaaaaAGTTTCTGAAGTGTAATGTGTTGAATGTCAATCCAAGGCAAAATGCATGTCACATGTACTGAACTATAAGCAATTTAGCATGTTATAGTTTCAGCATGTCCTGTTAATTATCAGGCCAGCTCTAAGGGTATGAGGGAGCATTTGTTGGCCTCGTTACTAAGTATTAATGTAGTCTCATGTTTGTCACCATGCGAAACTATAGCTTTAATGTGATTAGGGTTTACTCGCATCAATGAAGGCCTCGTTAGACTGTCTTAGCAAGATCCCCCAAAAACTATATGGGACTGACTAAGACCTGCGCTTCATCCTCTCTCGCCTTCGTCTGCTTTGCTATCTTGGGCTCATCGATCTCAATTTTCGACAGCAAAGGGTTCGGGCGCGACTTCAGCTTAATTTTTAAAGCTAATCCAGTCTAAAATTTTCttgtgcaacaaacgcaccctgaAGGGCATCAAATTCAATCtctttttttatgtttacaaaaattaacataaaaagaATATGTAAATACGGCgtcaaatttaatctcccttcCATAATGTTTACAAAAATTGACATAAAAAGTTACCAACATAAGTCTCTCTTTTTTTGGTCGGTTACCAACATAAGTCTAACCAGGATCCATTTGTACAAAATCAAGTTGACCGTTAATTACCTTATGACTAGCTCCCAGTCAACTGTTGTTCTGTGTCACAatctataaattttatttttcaaacaagACTTAGAAAAGCTGGgagtaaaatgagattttgagTGCCTCGGTTTAAACTTCAACACAAACCCCAGAATCTGAGATTTGGTCTTGTTGGTTGTTAATGTTATAATCTAAAGAATAAACGCGTCGTCTATTCATATTATGCCACATGAATCCATTTTAATATCACAAAATTTTGTATATAATAATGGTTTTGGataattgattttgttttggagtGAAAAAGGGGCATATATGCTTCATTCATGCATGTTTAAGGATTCAAAGTCTAAAACATCaaatatgcatgcatatgtAAGAACAAACCCACattaaccaaaaacaagaacaaaactacaaaccacaaaaaaataaagcaacTTTGCCCGACTTTGTTCACCAATCCTACATCTAAACTTAATCCCCGAGGACAAGATTGCCAAATAATTTTTGGAGGGGACCAAAATCAAATAGGATGTATAATTTACGGGTTAATCGGTTCACCCACACTCCATCGACCACATTATATATTCTCCCTTTACAGTTTAAAGCTATATATTCACACGCTAGCTTCAccctaattaatttgtttaaggtATAATATTTTGGCTCtaaattaactttaattttattttatttataagatttgactccatatatatgtataggaGTTAAAGTTGTAGGAGGTAaggtaaattaatataaactctaattattattattttttccaaGTTGTATGCGGCTGGTGAGAGATTGATATGCATGCGCCCACATAAAGAAAATAACTGTGGTTGTTCCATATGGGAGATATTTTTCAGTGTGGCATGGGGCGGTATATCACTTGTTGTTATATAATTGtaaagaaatattttttttcttcaagcatCCCTCTAAATGTATAAAAACATGTGACGTACTGCTTTGTGTTTTgaacatactgaaaaatctctcttcaTATGGATATGAGCCTGTGGCTGATTAATTTCACTGCaaactaattaattacataTATAAATTGGAAGACTACTCCATTCAATGACCGATATTTGATTGTTGGCGAGATTAATTTGTGTAAAATTCTTTTCAAGATATTTGGAGCTGAGGTCGGCCATGGAAAAGGAGAAGGAGAGATTCTACCGGGTAACGAGTCGCTTGTGATCCATACATAATCTGATCACCTATCTCTCTCATGGTCATGTGACCAAAATCAATTCAACAATGACAGATTCCTGAGTGTGTAACCAAGGCCTCGTTTGGTCTCTATTATTGGATTGAAATAACTAATCCTATAAATTCAAGGTATATTGAAGATAGAAGTTgacgattttttattttgaggtTATTGGACGGGAATTAGACATGAAGGAAACTTATCCCTTTCATTAATCATACTAATTTAGGGAGAGTGAAATATTGATAtgttttcttaacgggtaatcATCTTCTACGTACATCTAACTCAAAATAATACTTCTTCCTTCAACGTAACTTCAAAATAATGGCTTATCAATTATAATCCGACCCTCTATACTAAACGAGTCCGAATCATTTAAGTTGCGACTGGCAATTGTTTGCTAGATTGTCTagtaaattcattaaatttggGTTGCTCGCCGCTGGCCGGTACTTAATTAATTGTGCGAGCTAGTTTGACACATGAACTTCATGAGAGTGATACCAGCTGGGCTGATAGCTATATAGTGCACTTGCCTTCGGCATGGCCGGTAGTATACTAGTATTGTCATGTTCATCTCTTTAATTGTAGGGTTTAGTTTGGTATTAGCACCATTGCTGTTCAACAAAAACGGAAATTCCATTCAACAAGATAGTCTTCGGAAGTGGCTTGTAACTCAGTTGGTTAAAAATATTTGTTCTTGCACTTGATGTTCCATATTCTAATCACGCTTTTatagtttaatataaattaCCTTATCATTGGAGTAAGCGACATGATGAGCTTGAGGAATCCAAATTTTCTGCACCCAAATACCTTTGTGACCCCTATGTGGCTCCTCTAAATATGCAATGTGTGTCCACCCATTTTTAATCTTAACTCTGTTGAAGTTGCTATTTatgaaaatcaaacttaagacttcTTGATCATTGAACTTGTTATTTATGAAGTCGAACTTAAGATTATAATACTAGTGGTGTGCATGTTAAGTTTcattaaggctttttagccaaaatggtccttgagatttgcataactccttaatttggtccctgagatttcaaatcaatagaagtgg is a window from the Pyrus communis chromosome 16, drPyrComm1.1, whole genome shotgun sequence genome containing:
- the LOC137720748 gene encoding ABC transporter G family member 6-like, producing the protein MLARVADNQISPFFTSMELNDFPRPAHGASPSLGQLLKQVGDVRKEVTGDGGETPAHHELDISDASLEPRSLPFVLSFNNLTYSVKIRRKFSLSGMLSGCNSRLSAATASDPVCGGDNLFTRTKTLLNDITGEAREGEILAVLGASGSGKSTLIDALANRIAKGSLKGTVSLNGEVLESRLLKVISAYVMQDDLLFPMLTVEETLMFAAEFRLPRALSKSKKKSRVQALIDQLGLRNAAKTIIGDEGHRGVSGGERRRVSIGIDIIHDPIILFLDEPTSGLDSTSAFMVVKVLQRIAQSGSIVVMSVHQPSYRILGLLDRLLFLTRGQTVYSGSPTNLPSYFAEFGHPIPESENRTEFALDIIRELEGSPGGTKSLVEFNRTWQNKKHSNPNDASYRGASDARHVVPLQEAISASISRGKLVSGATNNNPSPNSMVPTFANPIWVEMAVLANRSMKNARRMPELFGIRLGAVMVTGFILATMFWKLDNTPKGVQERLGFIAFAMSTTFYTCADALPVFLQERYIFMRETAYNAYRRSSYVLSHSLVALPSLIFLSTAFSATTFWAVGLDGGLSGFLFYFLIIFASFWAGSSFVTFLSGVVPHVMLGYTIVVAILAYFLLFSGFFITRDRIPAYWIWFHYLSLVKYPYEGVMQNEFQDPTKCFVRGVQIFDNTPLGTVPAAMKLKLLKSMSQTLGMRITTSTCLTTGADILEQQGVTDLSKWNCLWITVAWGFLFRILFYFALLLGSKNKRR